GAATATGTTTGAGTATCGTGCCATATAACTTTAACAACAATATGGGGATAATGTTATTATTTGCCCTGATATAAATAGCAGTCGGGGGCGTGTGAGTTGAATACTCCTATGGACTGAAGGAAGGCGTGGATTGTCGTAGAGCCTACAAACTTCATGCCCCTTTTACGCAGGTCGGCTGACAGGGCATCTGAAATTGTGGAGGTTGTGGACGTATGGTCGAAAATAGGCTCTTTGGGACACAAGCCTGAAAGATAAGCATCAAACGAACCAGATTCTTCCTGAATAGACTTGAAAACAGAAGTGTTAGATATCGCTGCCTTGATTTTTGCTCTATTGCGAATGATTCCGGAAGTGGACATAAGCTCATCAATCTTTTTTTCGTCGTAAGCAAGGATTGTGTCGCGGTCAAATCCATCGAAAGCCTCGCGGAAAGCCTCTCGCTTGTTGAGCACACATTCCCATGACAATCCTGCCTGAAAGCATTCCAGAATAAGCAGTTCAAGCAATTTTGCATCATCATGAACCGGCTGTCCCCATTCCTCATCGTGGTATTTTATATAAAGCGGATTTTTTGGATTTGCCCAAAAGCACCGCTTCACTTGTTTCTGTCGTTCTTTCATAAAGTATCCAATAATTCTGTGAGACCAAGTTGAGTCTGTATCTTCTTTGGGAGTTTCATTGCTGTCTGGCAATATGAATGAAATATTAGTTGTTCCTGAAGTCTGTCAGGCACATCGCCGTAGAAATCCACAGAAATCCAATGTCGCTTGTTCATGTGGTAGCCGGGGCGTATTCCTGAAAATCTATCACACAACTCCACTCCATAGTCAGGAGCGACTTTGAGATTATAAAAATCCCTCTGTACGTCAAGTGTCATAAGACAAAACATTCTTCCACCAATTTCCATAGCAAGAGTGTCCGGTCCGAAAGGACTCCTCTCAGTGGCAAATGGCAATGAAAGACAAT
The nucleotide sequence above comes from Duncaniella freteri. Encoded proteins:
- a CDS encoding DNA-3-methyladenine glycosylase I is translated as MKERQKQVKRCFWANPKNPLYIKYHDEEWGQPVHDDAKLLELLILECFQAGLSWECVLNKREAFREAFDGFDRDTILAYDEKKIDELMSTSGIIRNRAKIKAAISNTSVFKSIQEESGSFDAYLSGLCPKEPIFDHTSTTSTISDALSADLRKRGMKFVGSTTIHAFLQSIGVFNSHAPDCYLYQGK
- a CDS encoding MmcQ/YjbR family DNA-binding protein — encoded protein: MNIEEVRDYCLSLPFATERSPFGPDTLAMEIGGRMFCLMTLDVQRDFYNLKVAPDYGVELCDRFSGIRPGYHMNKRHWISVDFYGDVPDRLQEQLIFHSYCQTAMKLPKKIQTQLGLTELLDTL